From the Sphingomonas phyllosphaerae 5.2 genome, one window contains:
- a CDS encoding sulfurtransferase encodes MHALVPTEWLAANLAAPGLRILDASYHVGLPGEPPRDAAAEFAAGHIPGATFMNLAAFAEPGAELPSTMPGATHFATCAGRLGLRADDHILLYDDAPHRTAARAWVMLRAFGFTQVSLLDGGLAKWKAEGRPLEQGDAGHAPGTVDITSAGVGLRDLAAMRAIQRDGSEQIVDARSAVRFTGAEPDPRPGVAPGHMPGARNLPYTQLFEADGTWKQGEALADAFAAAGVSTDRPMAMTCGSGITASVLAFGAHLLGSDAAVYDGSWTEWGGDPTTPKATGDA; translated from the coding sequence ATGCACGCTCTCGTCCCCACCGAATGGCTCGCCGCGAACCTTGCCGCGCCCGGCCTGCGCATCCTCGATGCCAGCTACCACGTCGGCTTGCCCGGCGAACCGCCGCGCGACGCCGCAGCCGAGTTCGCCGCCGGCCACATTCCGGGCGCGACCTTCATGAATCTCGCCGCCTTTGCCGAACCCGGTGCCGAGCTGCCATCGACGATGCCCGGCGCGACGCATTTCGCGACATGCGCAGGGCGACTGGGGCTGCGCGCCGACGACCACATCCTGCTCTACGACGACGCACCGCATCGCACCGCGGCGCGCGCCTGGGTGATGCTGCGCGCCTTCGGGTTCACGCAGGTTTCGCTGCTGGACGGCGGGCTGGCGAAGTGGAAGGCGGAGGGGCGGCCGCTGGAACAGGGCGACGCCGGCCATGCGCCGGGCACCGTCGACATCACGAGCGCGGGCGTCGGGCTGCGTGACCTCGCGGCGATGCGGGCGATCCAGCGCGACGGCAGCGAGCAGATCGTCGACGCGCGCTCGGCGGTGCGCTTCACCGGTGCCGAGCCCGATCCGCGGCCCGGCGTCGCGCCCGGCCACATGCCCGGCGCGCGCAACCTTCCGTACACGCAGCTGTTCGAGGCGGACGGGACGTGGAAGCAGGGCGAGGCGCTGGCAGACGCGTTCGCCGCGGCCGGGGTCTCCACCGATCGGCCGATGGCAATGACGTGTGGTTCGGGCATCACCGCCAGCGTGCTGGCGTTCGGCGCGCACCTGCTCGGCAGCGACGCCGCGGTCTACGACGGCAGCTGGACCGAATGGGGCGGCGATCCCACCACCCCGAAAGCGACGGGTGACGCATGA
- the lspA gene encoding signal peptidase II: MTPRAGLLVAAIVFAVDQLVKWLVTGPMQIDFLGAYRTLLPIFDLRFTKNEGVSLGMLRAETDTTRWLLVVFTAAIAVAVAVWMFREKKRADQLALGLVLGGAIGNILDRIRLGYVVDFADLHFGEWRPFLVFNVADAAISIGVLILLVRALLIREKRDDVSENVHA, from the coding sequence GTGACGCCGCGTGCCGGGTTACTGGTGGCCGCGATCGTCTTCGCGGTCGACCAGCTCGTCAAATGGCTGGTGACCGGGCCAATGCAGATCGATTTTCTCGGCGCCTATCGCACGCTGCTGCCGATCTTCGACCTGCGCTTCACGAAGAACGAGGGCGTCTCGCTCGGGATGCTGCGTGCCGAGACCGACACGACGCGCTGGCTGCTGGTCGTGTTCACCGCCGCGATCGCGGTCGCGGTGGCGGTCTGGATGTTCCGGGAGAAGAAGCGCGCGGACCAGCTCGCGCTCGGGCTCGTGCTCGGCGGCGCGATCGGCAATATCCTCGACCGTATCCGGCTGGGATATGTGGTCGATTTCGCCGACCTGCATTTTGGCGAGTGGCGTCCCTTCCTGGTCTTCAACGTCGCCGATGCCGCGATCTCGATCGGCGTGCTGATTCTGCTGGTGCGCGCGCTCCTGATCCGCGAGAAGCGCGACGATGTTTCGGAGAATGTCCATGCGTAA
- the queF gene encoding preQ(1) synthase, with protein MTPMHLGQSSTLPASPEAAVLDYVPNPRPAQTYLVRFTQPEFTSLCPVTGQPDFAHLVIDYAPGETIVESKSLKLFLGAFRNHAAFHEDCTVGIGERLFREMQPRWLRIGGYWYPRGGMPIDVFWQSGEVPQGLWLPEQGVAPYRGRG; from the coding sequence ATGACTCCGATGCATCTTGGCCAGTCCAGCACGCTCCCCGCTTCGCCCGAAGCGGCGGTGCTTGATTACGTCCCGAATCCACGCCCGGCGCAGACCTATCTGGTGCGCTTCACCCAGCCGGAATTCACCTCGCTCTGCCCGGTCACGGGGCAGCCCGACTTCGCGCATCTCGTTATCGATTATGCGCCGGGCGAGACGATCGTCGAATCCAAGTCGCTGAAGCTGTTCCTCGGCGCGTTTCGCAACCATGCCGCCTTCCACGAGGATTGCACGGTCGGGATCGGCGAGCGCTTGTTCCGCGAGATGCAGCCGCGCTGGTTGCGAATCGGCGGCTATTGGTACCCGCGCGGCGGGATGCCGATCGACGTCTTCTGGCAATCAGGCGAGGTGCCGCAAGGGTTGTGGTTGCCCGAGCAGGGGGTCGCGCCTTATCGCGGACGCGGATGA
- the metC gene encoding cystathionine beta-lyase yields the protein MSDRDDTIRPATRLVTGGRRKEWTAGVVNTPVWRASTILYDDVAQLRATGARDTHHRLFYGRRGTPTQWSLADALTELEPGAEGTFLYPSGVAAVSACLLTLLSPGDELLLVDSAYDPTRSLADKLLARMGVTTRYYDPLVGAGIADLIGERTRVIFMESPGSLTFEVQDVPAIVAAARARGVATVIDNTWATPLLLPVIERGVDYSILACTKYIGGHSDVMMGSVTAGPGRFAALRDTSFQLGQVVSADDAYLASRGLRTMGVRLDRHEASALRIAQWLAARLEVARVLHPALPSCPGHDIWRRDFRGAAGLFSFVLAGGDDAARTAFIDTLVHFGIGYSWGGFESLAVPVDPQRHRSATTPDFAGPLVRLQIGLEDADDLIADLERGLDAWRAAQA from the coding sequence ATGAGCGATCGTGACGACACGATCCGCCCGGCGACGCGGCTGGTCACCGGCGGGCGGCGCAAGGAATGGACGGCGGGCGTGGTCAACACGCCGGTGTGGCGCGCATCGACGATCCTCTACGACGATGTCGCGCAACTGCGCGCGACCGGCGCGCGCGATACCCACCACCGCCTGTTCTACGGCCGGCGCGGCACGCCGACGCAATGGAGCCTCGCCGATGCGCTGACCGAGCTGGAGCCGGGCGCCGAGGGGACGTTCCTCTATCCCTCCGGCGTCGCCGCAGTATCGGCGTGCCTGCTCACCCTGCTGTCGCCGGGTGACGAACTGCTGCTCGTCGACAGCGCCTATGATCCGACGCGCAGCCTTGCCGACAAGCTGCTGGCGCGCATGGGCGTCACCACCCGCTATTACGATCCGCTGGTCGGCGCCGGCATCGCCGACCTGATCGGCGAACGGACGCGCGTGATCTTTATGGAAAGCCCGGGCAGCCTGACCTTCGAGGTGCAGGACGTGCCGGCGATCGTCGCCGCCGCCAGGGCGCGCGGGGTGGCGACCGTCATCGACAATACCTGGGCGACGCCGCTGCTGCTCCCCGTGATCGAGCGCGGCGTCGACTATTCGATCCTTGCCTGCACCAAGTACATCGGCGGCCATTCCGACGTGATGATGGGTTCGGTGACCGCCGGGCCGGGACGCTTCGCCGCGCTTCGCGACACGAGCTTCCAGCTCGGGCAAGTGGTAAGCGCCGACGACGCCTATCTCGCCAGCCGCGGGCTGCGCACGATGGGTGTCCGGCTGGACAGGCATGAGGCGAGCGCGCTCCGCATCGCGCAGTGGCTGGCGGCACGCCTGGAGGTGGCGCGGGTGCTGCACCCCGCGCTGCCCTCCTGCCCCGGCCACGACATCTGGCGGCGTGACTTCCGCGGCGCGGCGGGGCTGTTCTCGTTCGTGCTGGCGGGAGGCGACGACGCGGCCCGTACTGCCTTCATCGACACGCTGGTGCATTTCGGGATCGGCTATAGCTGGGGTGGCTTCGAAAGCCTGGCGGTTCCCGTCGACCCGCAGCGTCACCGTTCCGCCACCACCCCGGATTTCGCCGGGCCGCTGGTGCGGCTACAGATCGGGCTGGAGGATGCGGACGATCTGATCGCGGATCTCGAACGCGGGCTGGACGCGTGGCGGGCGGCGCAGGCGTGA
- a CDS encoding DUF3035 domain-containing protein, which translates to MRKSVVVVAGMAALGLLGGCGKRGYDRARPDEFAVARQAPLIIPPDFALVPPQPGAARTQGNNPQAQAIDALFGGPAARSAGETGVIDQAGGATAATPGIRSGVGDPKTNVVDKGQTTSDIVAAPQGDGQDARAAAGGASATPPAAPASPAPTPKN; encoded by the coding sequence ATGCGTAAGTCTGTGGTGGTGGTGGCCGGTATGGCGGCGCTGGGGCTGCTCGGCGGCTGCGGCAAGCGCGGCTACGATCGCGCGCGCCCCGACGAGTTCGCGGTTGCGCGGCAGGCGCCGCTCATCATCCCGCCCGATTTCGCGCTGGTTCCGCCACAGCCCGGTGCCGCGCGCACGCAGGGCAACAACCCGCAGGCGCAGGCGATCGACGCGCTGTTCGGCGGCCCGGCCGCGCGCAGCGCCGGCGAGACGGGCGTGATCGACCAGGCCGGCGGCGCGACCGCGGCGACGCCGGGCATCCGCTCGGGCGTGGGTGATCCGAAAACCAACGTCGTCGACAAGGGCCAGACCACCAGCGATATCGTCGCCGCCCCGCAGGGTGACGGACAGGATGCACGCGCCGCCGCGGGTGGCGCGTCGGCTACGCCGCCTGCCGCCCCGGCCAGCCCGGCGCCGACGCCGAAGAACTGA
- a CDS encoding mechanosensitive ion channel family protein, which produces MNDLTALFEMVPAQADLVELAVAGTLTLIALAAGVAAQRIAGARVAQWWRDRVGAHVEGLRPRIATIVRHGVAALLLAFVYVVWGWGPLAAAAIGFAMAAAATLTAHQLMRGVGIPRWAAAVVEVVVFTALFSHAVGGLEPITSTLDAIGVTVGTRRLSLLALVGALVTLVVLMAMVRLANRITAHTISHARAFDPTQKVLAQKIAGIAIVVFAFLFGIDLLGIDLTAFAVFSGAFGLAVGFGMQKTIGNLIAGIILLLDRSIKPGDVIAVGTSFGWVNKIGVRAVSVVTRDGKEYLIPNEDLMTREVENWSYSDRNVRVRISVRVPYDCDLTLAQELMLRAARESPRVLDSPKPNVWLTAFGTDGVEHEILAWISDPESGVGNVRSDVLNRLWVMFRDAGIGMPFAQRDIYVRSMPETPPPPAP; this is translated from the coding sequence GTGAACGATCTCACCGCATTGTTCGAGATGGTGCCGGCGCAGGCCGACCTGGTCGAACTGGCGGTGGCGGGGACACTGACGCTGATCGCGCTGGCCGCGGGCGTCGCGGCGCAGCGGATCGCCGGTGCGCGGGTCGCGCAATGGTGGCGCGACCGCGTCGGCGCGCATGTCGAGGGATTGCGCCCGCGCATCGCCACGATCGTGCGGCACGGCGTCGCCGCATTGCTGCTCGCGTTCGTCTATGTCGTGTGGGGATGGGGTCCGCTGGCCGCGGCGGCGATCGGCTTCGCGATGGCGGCGGCGGCGACGCTGACCGCGCACCAGTTGATGCGCGGCGTCGGCATCCCGCGCTGGGCGGCGGCGGTGGTCGAGGTGGTGGTGTTCACCGCCTTGTTCAGCCACGCGGTCGGCGGGCTGGAGCCGATCACCTCCACGCTGGACGCGATCGGCGTGACGGTGGGGACCAGGCGGCTGTCGCTGCTGGCGCTGGTCGGCGCCTTGGTGACGCTGGTGGTGTTGATGGCGATGGTGCGGCTCGCCAACCGCATTACCGCGCACACCATCTCACATGCGCGCGCGTTCGACCCCACGCAGAAGGTGCTGGCGCAGAAGATCGCCGGGATCGCGATCGTCGTTTTCGCCTTCCTGTTCGGGATCGACCTGCTGGGTATCGACCTGACCGCGTTCGCCGTCTTTTCCGGCGCGTTCGGGCTGGCGGTCGGCTTCGGCATGCAGAAGACGATCGGCAACCTGATCGCGGGAATCATCCTGCTGCTGGATCGCTCGATCAAGCCGGGCGACGTCATCGCGGTCGGCACCAGCTTTGGCTGGGTCAACAAGATCGGGGTCCGCGCGGTGTCGGTGGTGACGCGCGACGGCAAGGAATATCTGATCCCGAACGAGGATCTGATGACCCGCGAGGTCGAGAACTGGTCCTATTCCGACCGCAACGTCCGGGTGCGGATTTCCGTCCGCGTCCCCTATGATTGCGACCTCACGCTGGCGCAGGAACTGATGCTGCGCGCGGCGCGCGAATCGCCGCGCGTGCTCGACAGCCCGAAACCCAACGTCTGGCTGACGGCGTTCGGGACGGACGGGGTGGAGCACGAGATCCTCGCGTGGATCAGCGATCCGGAGAGCGGGGTCGGCAACGTGCGCTCGGACGTGCTCAACCGGCTGTGGGTGATGTTCCGTGACGCCGGGATCGGAATGCCGTTCGCGCAGCGGGATATCTATGTGCGGAGCATGCCGGAGACGCCACCTCCACCGGCCCCGTAA
- the ileS gene encoding isoleucine--tRNA ligase has translation MADASDTPRDWRDTVFLPKTDFPMKAGLAQKEPAILDGWKRIGVYDRLREQRQGRERWILHDGPPYANGDIHMGHAMNKVLKDVIVRSRSLMGYDAPYVPGWDCHGLPIEWKVEEAYRARKLDKDQVPVAQFRAECRAYAEKWVAVQAAEFERLGVMGDWDDPYLTMKYEAEATIAAELLKFAESGQLYRGAKPVMWSPVEKTALAEAEVEYEDIVSTQIDVGFEVIDCPEYPGLAGTLAVIWTTTPWTIPVNQALAYGSAVDYLQFEHDGRRYLVAEPLMPAFTKRTGIPMGKIIALIKGPVLEGATARHPMHHLGGFFATPRPFFEGEFVTTDAGTGLVHMAPDHGEDDFLLCKAHGLEPVFAVDGAGMYRADWAWLGGQGSVINKKFVAADGPICSDLRATGGLLSASDDFAHSYPHSWRSKAKVIFRATPQWFIPMDRSGRDDLPGAGRAAEVGAPGAPSVPDAMSANGNDATLREVALDAISRTQWVPARAENRIRAMVEGRPDWVISRQRAWGVPIALYVHRTTGQYLNDADVNARIVAAFREGGADAWFTADHQGLLGDRYDLADYEAVNDILDVWFDSGSTHAFVVEARYGEGTRANLYVEGSDQHRGWFQSSLLESCGTRGRAPYDAVLTHGFALDGQGRKMSKSLGNVVDPLKVIGESGADILRLWAVSTDYFDDVRIGKEVLATSSDAYRKLRNTFRYLLGALDGFDDAERVPVAAMPELERYMLHLLHALDRDLKEAATGYEFNRYVRRLTDFCNEDLSAFFFDVRKDSLYCDAPADAKRRAYRTMLDVLFHALVRYAAPVLVFTAEEAWQARFPADDSSVHFLEWPALPEQAGEDVAQRWLAIRALRERVTEAIEPLRREKTIRSSLEAEVTAPELPLDAAALAELFIVASVAEAPTVEVTRTDYRKCGRCWRHLPEVEADGDLCTRCADVTGSAA, from the coding sequence ATGGCCGACGCATCCGATACGCCGCGCGACTGGCGCGACACCGTCTTCCTGCCGAAGACCGACTTCCCGATGAAGGCGGGGCTCGCGCAGAAGGAGCCTGCGATCCTCGACGGCTGGAAGCGGATCGGGGTCTACGACCGGCTGCGCGAGCAGCGGCAGGGGCGCGAGCGGTGGATCCTCCATGATGGCCCGCCCTACGCCAACGGCGACATCCACATGGGCCATGCCATGAACAAGGTGCTGAAGGACGTGATCGTCCGCAGCCGCTCGCTCATGGGCTATGATGCGCCGTACGTGCCCGGCTGGGATTGCCACGGCCTGCCGATCGAGTGGAAGGTCGAGGAGGCGTATCGCGCCAGGAAGCTCGACAAGGACCAGGTGCCGGTCGCGCAGTTCCGCGCCGAATGCCGCGCCTACGCCGAGAAGTGGGTGGCGGTGCAGGCGGCCGAGTTCGAGCGGCTGGGCGTGATGGGCGACTGGGACGATCCCTATCTGACCATGAAGTACGAGGCCGAGGCGACGATCGCGGCCGAATTGCTGAAGTTCGCCGAAAGCGGGCAGCTGTATCGCGGCGCGAAGCCGGTGATGTGGAGCCCGGTCGAGAAGACCGCGCTGGCGGAGGCGGAGGTCGAGTATGAAGACATCGTCTCGACGCAGATCGACGTCGGCTTCGAGGTGATCGACTGCCCCGAATATCCGGGGCTGGCGGGCACGCTGGCGGTGATCTGGACCACGACGCCGTGGACGATCCCGGTCAACCAGGCGCTCGCCTACGGCTCGGCGGTCGATTACCTCCAGTTCGAGCATGACGGGCGCCGCTACCTCGTCGCCGAGCCGCTGATGCCCGCGTTCACGAAGCGTACCGGCATCCCGATGGGCAAGATCATCGCGCTCATCAAGGGGCCGGTGCTGGAGGGCGCGACCGCGCGGCACCCGATGCATCACCTCGGTGGCTTCTTCGCGACACCGCGGCCGTTCTTCGAAGGCGAGTTCGTCACCACCGACGCCGGCACCGGGCTGGTGCACATGGCGCCCGACCACGGCGAGGACGACTTCCTGCTGTGCAAGGCGCATGGGCTGGAGCCGGTGTTCGCGGTCGACGGTGCAGGCATGTACCGTGCCGACTGGGCATGGCTCGGCGGGCAGGGCAGCGTCATCAACAAGAAGTTCGTCGCCGCCGACGGGCCGATCTGCTCGGACCTGCGCGCGACGGGCGGCCTGCTGTCGGCCAGCGACGATTTCGCGCACAGTTACCCGCATTCGTGGCGGTCGAAGGCGAAGGTGATCTTCCGCGCGACGCCGCAATGGTTCATCCCGATGGACCGCAGCGGAAGAGACGACCTGCCGGGGGCAGGTCGGGCCGCGGAGGTCGGCGCGCCCGGCGCGCCGTCAGTACCAGACGCAATGTCCGCGAACGGCAACGATGCCACCCTCCGCGAGGTCGCGCTCGACGCGATCTCGCGTACGCAATGGGTGCCGGCGCGCGCCGAGAATCGTATCCGCGCGATGGTCGAGGGACGCCCCGACTGGGTGATCAGCCGCCAGCGCGCTTGGGGCGTGCCGATCGCGCTGTATGTCCACCGCACCACCGGTCAGTATCTGAACGACGCCGACGTGAACGCACGGATCGTCGCGGCCTTCCGCGAGGGTGGCGCCGACGCGTGGTTCACCGCCGATCACCAGGGGCTGCTCGGCGACCGCTACGATCTCGCCGACTACGAAGCGGTCAACGACATCCTCGACGTGTGGTTCGACTCCGGCTCGACGCACGCGTTCGTGGTCGAGGCGCGTTATGGCGAGGGCACGCGCGCCAACCTGTATGTCGAAGGGTCGGACCAGCATCGCGGCTGGTTCCAGTCGTCGCTGCTGGAAAGCTGCGGCACGCGCGGGCGTGCGCCGTACGATGCGGTGCTGACGCACGGCTTCGCGCTCGACGGGCAGGGACGCAAGATGTCCAAGTCGCTCGGCAACGTCGTCGATCCGCTGAAGGTGATCGGCGAGTCGGGCGCGGACATCCTGCGGCTGTGGGCGGTGTCGACCGACTATTTCGACGACGTGCGGATCGGCAAGGAGGTGCTGGCCACCTCGTCCGACGCGTATCGGAAATTGCGCAACACCTTCCGCTACCTGCTCGGCGCGCTCGACGGGTTCGACGATGCGGAGCGCGTGCCGGTGGCGGCGATGCCGGAGCTGGAGCGCTACATGCTCCACCTCCTCCACGCGCTCGACCGCGACCTGAAGGAGGCGGCGACCGGCTATGAGTTCAACCGCTACGTCCGCCGCCTGACCGATTTCTGCAACGAGGATCTGTCGGCATTCTTCTTCGACGTGCGCAAGGACTCGCTCTATTGCGACGCGCCCGCCGACGCGAAGCGCCGGGCCTATCGCACGATGCTCGACGTGCTGTTCCACGCGCTGGTGCGATATGCTGCGCCGGTGCTGGTGTTCACCGCCGAGGAGGCGTGGCAGGCGCGCTTCCCGGCCGACGACAGCTCGGTGCATTTCCTCGAATGGCCAGCACTGCCGGAGCAGGCGGGTGAGGACGTGGCGCAACGCTGGCTGGCGATCCGGGCGCTGCGCGAGCGTGTGACCGAGGCGATCGAGCCGTTGCGCCGCGAAAAGACGATCCGTTCCAGCCTTGAGGCGGAGGTGACCGCGCCAGAGTTGCCGCTCGATGCCGCCGCGCTGGCGGAATTGTTCATCGTCGCCAGCGTGGCGGAGGCGCCGACCGTCGAGGTGACGCGCACCGATTATCGCAAATGCGGCCGCTGCTGGCGCCACCTGCCAGAGGTCGAGGCGGACGGCGACCTGTGCACGCGCTGTGCCGACGTGACGGGTAGCGCCGCGTGA
- a CDS encoding glycosyltransferase family 4 protein → MKQSTGAQDVGHIALIGNFLPRKCGIATFTTDTYQALRARFPDMQVDVYAMDDHPGRYDYPAAVTGTIPQNDRDAYIATARAIETSGAQVLWLQHEYGIYGGEAGAHILALLDRVSIPLIVTLHTILEKPSAAERTVLEGLLRRAAKVIVMAERGREILERVYGANPKQIATIPHGVPDRPFAEPEAFKGRFGWSGRRVILTFGLLAPGKGIETIIEAMPAVVERHPEAMYVVLGATHPNLVAHEGEKYRDSLRSRADELGVGANVAFIDAFVDHDDLIDYLQAADIYATPYLNPAQITSGTLSYAVGVGKAVVSTPYVHATEILADGHGVLVDFRDPAAFAREINDLLGSARNLARLSARAYARGRTMIWPRVVEKAMDELMASLATRTQRLPHPGNADKQVLAPDIAAVERMSDATGMLQHSIFSVPDRRHGYCIDDNARALMLMSGIEDLDPVVRDKWMTIYASFVQYAWNPDARRFRNFMNFDRTWCEDVGSEDSNGRALWSLGVTARDAREAKHRDWAKAMFDNTASLALELGSPRAQAFAMLGAAAMLEASPGHDLALRILRRFPDQHLALLDEARRPEWGWFEIVLAYDNARLPEAMLRAGLALDRADLIACGLDTLDWIVSRQTAPEGHFRAVGSESFGRVYAEPLPFDQQPLEAQATIDACAAAFDATGDVRWYDEAKRAYDWYLGVNDLDLPLATYRDGGCFDGLMPTGLNRNQGAESILALQMASCAISGLSKRVGSVAGTTRVTA, encoded by the coding sequence ATGAAGCAGTCGACCGGAGCGCAGGACGTCGGGCATATTGCGCTGATCGGTAATTTCCTGCCGCGCAAGTGCGGGATCGCGACCTTCACGACCGATACCTACCAGGCGTTGCGTGCGCGCTTTCCCGATATGCAGGTCGACGTCTACGCGATGGACGATCATCCCGGCCGTTACGATTATCCCGCGGCGGTGACTGGAACGATCCCGCAGAACGACCGCGATGCCTATATCGCGACGGCGCGTGCGATCGAGACCAGCGGCGCGCAGGTGCTTTGGCTCCAGCATGAATACGGCATCTATGGCGGCGAGGCGGGGGCACACATCCTTGCGCTGCTCGACCGGGTGTCGATCCCGCTGATCGTCACGCTGCACACCATCCTCGAGAAGCCCAGCGCTGCCGAGCGCACCGTGCTTGAAGGATTGCTGCGTCGCGCGGCGAAGGTCATCGTCATGGCCGAGCGCGGGCGCGAGATCCTCGAGCGCGTCTACGGCGCGAACCCGAAGCAGATCGCGACCATTCCGCACGGCGTGCCCGACCGTCCGTTCGCCGAGCCGGAAGCGTTCAAGGGCCGGTTCGGCTGGAGCGGGCGGCGCGTGATCCTCACGTTCGGGCTGCTCGCGCCCGGCAAGGGGATCGAGACGATCATCGAGGCGATGCCGGCGGTGGTCGAGCGCCATCCGGAGGCGATGTATGTGGTGCTGGGCGCCACGCATCCGAACCTCGTTGCGCATGAAGGCGAGAAGTATCGCGATTCGCTGCGTTCGCGGGCGGACGAACTGGGTGTAGGCGCGAACGTCGCGTTCATCGACGCGTTCGTCGACCACGACGACCTGATCGATTATCTGCAGGCCGCCGACATCTATGCGACGCCGTATCTGAACCCGGCGCAAATTACGAGCGGCACGCTCAGCTACGCCGTCGGCGTCGGCAAGGCGGTCGTCTCGACCCCCTATGTCCATGCCACCGAAATCCTTGCCGACGGACACGGCGTTCTGGTCGATTTCCGCGACCCGGCCGCGTTCGCGCGTGAGATCAACGACCTGCTCGGCAGCGCGCGAAACCTCGCGCGTCTGTCGGCCCGGGCATATGCGCGGGGCCGGACGATGATCTGGCCGCGCGTAGTGGAGAAGGCAATGGACGAACTGATGGCCAGCCTCGCGACCCGGACGCAGCGGCTGCCGCACCCGGGCAATGCCGACAAACAGGTGTTGGCTCCCGATATCGCGGCCGTCGAACGAATGAGCGATGCGACCGGGATGCTCCAGCACTCGATCTTTTCGGTACCCGACCGGCGCCACGGTTATTGCATCGACGACAATGCCCGCGCGTTGATGTTGATGAGCGGAATCGAAGATCTCGACCCGGTCGTCCGCGACAAGTGGATGACGATCTACGCCTCGTTCGTCCAATATGCGTGGAACCCCGACGCGCGGCGCTTCCGCAATTTCATGAACTTCGACCGCACGTGGTGTGAAGATGTCGGGTCCGAGGACTCGAACGGGCGTGCGCTCTGGTCGCTGGGTGTGACCGCGCGCGATGCGCGGGAGGCCAAGCACCGCGACTGGGCGAAGGCGATGTTCGACAACACCGCCAGCCTCGCGCTCGAACTCGGCAGCCCGCGAGCGCAGGCGTTCGCGATGCTCGGTGCGGCGGCGATGCTCGAGGCATCGCCGGGGCACGACCTGGCGCTTCGCATCCTGCGCCGCTTCCCCGACCAGCATCTCGCGCTGCTTGATGAGGCGCGTCGTCCGGAATGGGGCTGGTTCGAGATCGTGCTCGCGTACGATAATGCGCGTCTGCCCGAGGCGATGCTGCGCGCCGGCCTTGCGCTCGACCGTGCCGACCTGATCGCGTGCGGTCTCGACACGCTCGACTGGATCGTCTCGCGCCAAACCGCGCCCGAGGGACATTTCCGCGCAGTCGGCTCGGAGAGCTTCGGACGCGTCTATGCCGAGCCGTTGCCGTTCGACCAGCAGCCGCTGGAGGCACAGGCGACGATCGATGCGTGCGCGGCGGCGTTCGACGCGACCGGCGATGTGCGCTGGTATGACGAGGCGAAGCGCGCCTACGACTGGTATCTGGGCGTCAACGACCTCGACCTGCCGCTCGCGACCTATCGCGACGGCGGCTGTTTCGACGGCCTGATGCCGACCGGGCTCAACCGTAATCAGGGTGCAGAGTCCATTCTCGCGCTGCAAATGGCATCTTGCGCGATTTCAGGGCTATCAAAGCGCGTGGGAAGCGTGGCAGGGACGACGCGCGTCACTGCCTGA